The Paenibacillus sophorae genome has a segment encoding these proteins:
- the spo0A gene encoding sporulation transcription factor Spo0A — MQNIEVLLADDNREFTNLLAEYISEQEDMTVTGIAYNGEEVVQLLSQARKIPDVLILDIIMPHLDGLGVLERLRELDLNPQPKIIMLTAFGQENITQRAVQLGASYYILKPFDMEVLANRVRQLVGTQSSNVTASSASGFPIFSSVKSNVVPLSKGKNLDANITSIIHEIGVPAHIKGYQYLREAITMVYNNIEILGAITKTLYPAIAEKFKTTPSRVERAIRHAIEVAWTRGNIDSISHLFGYTINISKSKPTNSEFIAMVADKLRIEHKVS; from the coding sequence GTGCAAAATATTGAAGTGTTATTGGCTGATGATAACCGGGAATTCACCAATTTGCTTGCTGAGTATATTTCCGAGCAGGAAGATATGACCGTGACTGGAATTGCGTACAATGGCGAAGAAGTGGTTCAATTATTGAGCCAAGCTCGCAAGATTCCCGACGTTCTCATCCTTGATATCATTATGCCGCATCTTGATGGACTAGGTGTTCTCGAACGCCTGCGGGAGCTGGATCTGAACCCCCAGCCTAAGATCATTATGCTGACGGCCTTCGGCCAAGAGAACATTACACAAAGAGCGGTACAGCTCGGAGCGTCGTATTATATCTTGAAACCGTTTGATATGGAAGTGCTCGCGAATCGCGTGCGGCAGCTTGTGGGAACCCAGAGCAGCAACGTCACGGCCAGTTCTGCTTCAGGTTTTCCGATCTTCTCGTCGGTCAAATCCAATGTCGTACCGCTGTCCAAAGGTAAAAATCTGGATGCTAATATCACTTCGATCATACATGAAATCGGTGTTCCTGCGCATATTAAGGGATATCAGTATTTGCGTGAGGCCATTACGATGGTATACAACAACATTGAAATTCTCGGCGCCATCACGAAGACGCTCTATCCAGCCATCGCCGAAAAATTCAAGACAACGCCGTCCCGCGTAGAACGTGCCATCCGCCACGCCATCGAGGTTGCCTGGACGCGCGGCAACATCGACTCGATAAGCCACTTGTTCGGCTACACGATCAATATCTCCAAATCCAAGCCCACTAATAGCGAATTCATCGCGATGGTGGCAGACAAGCTGCGGATTGAGCATAAGGTGTCGTGA
- the spoIVB gene encoding SpoIVB peptidase translates to MPGLLFAFFLSVSGLTVPGSGYASNAEMIHGHAAAQNGAEQDIRVYPGGQTIGVKVKSAGVLVVGHHLVDVTGQTKISPGETSGLLPGDLMVSIDGVKLNEISRVSDLVKRAGDTGSELNIRYIREGKERTARLKPAYDRNDKVWRLGLYIRDSAAGVGTLTFYAPREGVYGALGHVITDMNTGTPIVVGSGHIVESNVTSISKSQDGDPGEKRAVFMKEGQVLGNVESNTDFGIFGKMGRNPDHSLYREPIPVAMSSEVKEGAAQILTVVEGQRVERFNVEIIHVSRQQEPATKGMVLRITDSRLIDKTGGIVQGMSGSPILQQGKLVGAVTHVFVNDPRSGYGCFIEWMLKDSGAAQQHSFHPNLKAV, encoded by the coding sequence ATGCCAGGTCTTTTATTTGCCTTCTTTCTTAGTGTTTCAGGATTGACCGTTCCAGGTTCCGGCTATGCCTCGAATGCCGAAATGATTCATGGGCACGCAGCGGCCCAGAATGGAGCGGAGCAGGATATCAGGGTGTATCCCGGTGGACAGACAATCGGCGTTAAGGTGAAGTCGGCAGGCGTGCTGGTTGTGGGACATCATCTTGTCGACGTGACGGGGCAAACTAAAATATCACCGGGCGAGACGAGCGGACTTCTGCCGGGCGATCTTATGGTATCCATTGATGGCGTCAAGCTGAACGAGATAAGCAGGGTGTCGGATCTGGTAAAGCGGGCAGGAGATACCGGCAGCGAACTCAACATCCGTTATATTCGTGAAGGTAAGGAACGAACGGCCAGACTCAAACCGGCGTACGATCGAAATGACAAGGTATGGCGGCTTGGACTGTATATCAGGGATTCTGCCGCGGGCGTTGGAACACTAACTTTTTATGCACCCCGCGAAGGCGTTTATGGAGCGCTGGGACATGTTATTACGGATATGAATACCGGTACTCCGATTGTTGTCGGGAGCGGTCATATCGTCGAATCGAACGTAACCTCCATCTCTAAAAGCCAAGATGGCGATCCCGGAGAGAAACGTGCGGTTTTCATGAAGGAAGGCCAAGTGCTCGGCAACGTTGAGAGCAACACGGATTTCGGGATTTTCGGTAAAATGGGGCGTAATCCAGATCACAGTTTATACCGTGAACCCATTCCTGTGGCTATGAGCAGCGAGGTCAAGGAAGGTGCGGCTCAAATTCTTACCGTAGTCGAAGGCCAGCGGGTCGAGCGGTTCAACGTTGAAATTATCCATGTATCCCGTCAACAGGAGCCGGCAACTAAAGGAATGGTCCTGCGGATCACCGATTCCAGACTGATTGATAAGACTGGAGGCATAGTGCAGGGCATGAGCGGCAGCCCTATTCTTCAGCAAGGCAAGCTGGTCGGTGCAGTGACGCATGTCTTCGTTAATGATCCTAGATCCGGCTACGGTTGTTTCATCGAATGGATGCTCAAAGATTCGGGGGCCGCACAGCAGCATAGTTTTCATCCAAATCTTAAGGCGGTTTAG
- the recN gene encoding DNA repair protein RecN, with protein MLETLSIRNLAVVESVDVYFYPGFHVLTGETGAGKSIIIDALGLIAGARGSAESIRYGCEKAEMEALFSLPSGHSVWNTLEKLGIRAQKEEHLIIRRELNSQGKSTSRVNGQMVNLTMLREIGEQLVNIHGQHEHQNLLRPERHLGLLDTYGESVIGPLKAEYQERYSKFAQVEKELRELQDSSQKSYQMLDLYRFQLEEISSAALKPGEDELLSEERVKLSYSEKMMDSISGAYELLNGRQGLEAISNVISTLEEVVRYDEKALKPVLEQLQSSFYQLEDASFQLRDYREDIEFNPARLEEVENRLDLISGLRRKYGDSVEQILGYYEQISRETDLLENKDEHLDKLTVKRNALLGELMEAAMQLSEARRQCAADLASQVEGELKDLQMERTSLEVKIDVLDDPRGVEYEGSRIRLTRQGIDSAEFMISPNPGEPLRPLSKIASGGELSRIMLAMKSIFARHEDIPVLIFDEVDTGVSGRAAQSIADKLYRLSSTCQVFSITHLPQVACMADHQYLIRKKVQDGRTMTEVEALSEEGRVKELARMLGGVEITEKTLHHAQEMLNLAEASKAEETQAVKY; from the coding sequence GTGCTTGAAACATTATCCATTCGCAACCTGGCGGTTGTCGAGTCGGTAGATGTCTACTTTTATCCGGGCTTTCATGTGCTTACCGGCGAGACAGGCGCAGGCAAGTCAATCATAATCGATGCGCTCGGATTGATTGCCGGGGCCAGGGGCTCGGCGGAATCCATTCGCTACGGCTGCGAGAAGGCGGAGATGGAAGCCCTTTTTAGCCTGCCTAGCGGGCATTCGGTCTGGAACACGCTGGAGAAGCTCGGAATCAGGGCGCAGAAAGAGGAGCATTTAATTATACGCCGGGAGCTGAACTCCCAGGGAAAGAGCACTTCCCGTGTTAACGGCCAAATGGTGAATCTGACGATGCTGCGCGAAATCGGCGAGCAGCTTGTCAATATCCACGGCCAGCACGAGCACCAGAATCTGCTGAGACCGGAGCGGCATTTGGGGCTGCTGGATACTTACGGAGAATCTGTAATCGGACCGCTGAAGGCGGAATATCAGGAGAGATATTCAAAGTTTGCCCAGGTGGAGAAAGAACTGCGCGAGCTGCAGGATTCGAGCCAAAAAAGCTATCAGATGCTTGATCTGTACCGGTTTCAACTGGAGGAGATCTCTTCTGCTGCCTTAAAGCCGGGAGAAGATGAATTACTTTCCGAGGAAAGGGTCAAACTATCCTATAGCGAGAAAATGATGGATTCCATCTCCGGCGCTTACGAGCTCCTCAATGGCCGCCAGGGGCTTGAAGCGATCAGCAACGTCATTTCCACCTTGGAAGAAGTTGTCCGTTATGACGAAAAAGCGCTGAAGCCTGTTCTGGAACAGCTTCAGTCGTCTTTTTATCAGCTTGAGGACGCCTCTTTTCAGCTGCGCGACTACCGCGAAGACATTGAGTTCAACCCGGCAAGGCTGGAAGAAGTGGAGAACCGGCTTGATCTCATCTCCGGCCTGCGGCGTAAATACGGCGACAGCGTGGAGCAAATTCTAGGGTATTACGAGCAGATTTCCCGTGAAACCGATTTGCTTGAGAACAAGGACGAACATTTGGACAAACTTACGGTTAAACGGAATGCCCTGCTTGGTGAGCTGATGGAGGCAGCGATGCAGCTTAGCGAAGCCCGGCGTCAGTGTGCGGCGGATTTGGCGTCACAGGTCGAAGGCGAGCTGAAGGACCTTCAAATGGAACGGACTTCCCTTGAAGTTAAGATAGATGTGCTTGATGATCCACGGGGAGTGGAATACGAAGGAAGCCGCATCCGGTTAACCCGGCAGGGTATCGACAGCGCCGAGTTCATGATTTCTCCCAATCCAGGCGAGCCGCTGCGTCCGTTGAGCAAAATCGCTTCGGGAGGCGAGCTGTCGCGCATCATGCTGGCAATGAAGAGCATCTTCGCAAGGCATGAGGATATCCCTGTTCTGATATTCGACGAAGTGGACACGGGGGTTAGCGGACGTGCGGCTCAATCCATCGCCGATAAGCTGTACCGGCTGTCCTCAACATGCCAGGTCTTCTCCATTACTCACTTGCCGCAGGTGGCCTGCATGGCGGACCATCAGTACCTTATCCGCAAAAAGGTGCAGGACGGCCGTACAATGACCGAGGTGGAGGCCCTGTCCGAAGAAGGACGGGTTAAGGAGCTGGCCAGAATGCTGGGCGGTGTGGAGATTACCGAAAAAACGCTGCATCATGCGCAGGAAATGCTTAATCTGGCGGAGGCCAGCAAAGCTGAGGAAACCCAAGCGGTTAAGTATTGA
- the ahrC gene encoding transcriptional regulator AhrC/ArgR, with protein MKGQRHIKIREIITHRDIETQDELVEALRSAGFQVTQATVSRDIKELLLIKVPMDDGRYKYSLPTDQRYNPTQKLRRVLVDNFVHIDYSGNLVVMKCLPGTANSVAALIDSIEWPQIMGTISGDDTILIICREAEDSKKVVSQIMGYI; from the coding sequence ATGAAAGGTCAAAGACATATCAAGATACGTGAAATCATTACCCATAGGGATATTGAAACACAGGATGAACTGGTTGAAGCGCTTCGAAGCGCGGGTTTCCAGGTTACCCAGGCGACCGTATCCCGGGATATCAAGGAACTGCTTCTGATTAAGGTTCCGATGGATGACGGGAGATATAAATATTCGCTGCCAACTGATCAGCGCTACAATCCGACGCAGAAGCTGAGACGGGTGCTCGTGGACAACTTTGTGCACATCGACTATTCGGGCAATCTTGTTGTCATGAAATGTCTGCCTGGAACGGCCAACTCCGTCGCCGCGCTGATCGACAGTATCGAATGGCCTCAAATCATGGGGACAATCTCCGGTGATGATACGATCCTGATTATCTGCCGGGAGGCGGAGGACAGTAAAAAAGTAGTATCGCAAATTATGGGTTACATTTAA
- a CDS encoding TlyA family RNA methyltransferase, with the protein MEHGKEKERSPKERIDVLLVEQGFYESREKAKAAIMAGLVLANEERIEKAGMKVPRSAVLKVKGAVHPYVSRGGLKLEKALRLFGIDVEGRTMLDIGASTGGFTDCALQNGASYVYAIDVGYNQLDWSLREDERVYVMERTNFRYMTPPDLKGPVPDFASIDVSFISLKIILPPLMALLDRPADIVALIKPQFEAGREKVGKSGVVRDPAVHREVLENVLTMARDLGFNLKGLTFSPITGGEGNIEFLAHWRLEQEGVHNSGEAADRGEASPDQASSESYGDFAAIAKDVVAEAAGTFGGQASTHGNSSRR; encoded by the coding sequence ATGGAGCACGGTAAAGAAAAAGAACGGAGCCCGAAGGAAAGAATTGACGTTCTGCTCGTCGAGCAGGGCTTCTATGAAAGCCGAGAAAAGGCCAAAGCGGCCATTATGGCTGGTTTGGTTCTAGCCAATGAAGAACGTATCGAGAAGGCCGGCATGAAGGTGCCGCGAAGTGCTGTCCTTAAGGTGAAAGGCGCCGTACACCCTTACGTCAGCCGGGGAGGGCTCAAGCTTGAAAAGGCGCTGCGCCTTTTTGGTATCGACGTAGAGGGCCGAACCATGCTGGATATCGGCGCTTCCACCGGAGGATTCACCGATTGTGCTCTTCAGAACGGAGCAAGCTATGTTTATGCAATCGATGTAGGCTATAACCAGTTGGACTGGTCGCTGAGGGAAGATGAACGGGTATACGTCATGGAGCGGACGAATTTTCGGTATATGACGCCGCCCGATCTCAAAGGCCCCGTTCCGGATTTCGCCAGTATCGATGTTTCTTTCATCTCCCTAAAGATCATTCTTCCTCCGCTCATGGCGCTGCTGGACCGCCCAGCCGACATTGTGGCGCTGATTAAGCCCCAATTCGAGGCCGGACGGGAAAAGGTTGGCAAATCCGGGGTTGTACGCGATCCGGCGGTTCATCGGGAAGTGCTGGAAAATGTGCTGACAATGGCGCGTGACCTTGGCTTTAATCTCAAGGGCCTGACTTTCTCGCCGATCACGGGCGGTGAGGGCAACATCGAATTTCTGGCTCACTGGCGTCTTGAACAGGAAGGCGTACACAATAGCGGCGAAGCCGCTGACCGGGGGGAAGCGTCTCCCGATCAGGCTTCCTCCGAGTCTTACGGCGATTTTGCCGCAATCGCGAAAGACGTGGTGGCGGAAGCCGCAGGCACGTTCGGCGGTCAGGCTTCCACTCATGGAAACTCATCGAGAAGATGA
- the dxs gene encoding 1-deoxy-D-xylulose-5-phosphate synthase: MLLPQLNDPKQLKSLSIEQLNTLAEEIRGFLIEKLSATGGHLASNLGVVELTLALHYCYNSPRDKFIFDVGHQAYVHKILTGRKDRFDSLRKQNGLCGFVKRAESEHDVWEAGHSSTSLSAAMGMAMARDFKGEDNKVVAVIGDGALTGGMAFEALNHIGHERRKLMVILNDNEMSIAPNVGAMHNYLSRIRSDRHYLRAKDEVEGLLRKIPAIGGRLAKTAERMKDRLKYMMVPGVLFEELGFTYLGPVDGHDLATMIDTFHQADNVAGPVLVHVLTTKGKGYKPAEADSYKWHGITPYKIESGQVLKAVGNPMYTEVFGETLIELGRQDERLIAVTPAMPGGSGLFPFSKEFPGRMIDVGIAEQHAATLCAALAMEGMKPVFAVYSTFMQRAYDQIVHDICRHNANVMFAIDRAGFVGADGETHQGVYDIAFMRHIPNIVLMMPKDENELRHMMKTALEYNEGPIAYRYPRVNGTGVALDQELRCLPIGSWERLRPGDDIAVLACGPMVQLAEEAADQLKREGIQVSIVNARFLKPLDGSMLQGLARAGTKMVVLEEASQAGSLGSAVLEYYSEHGLSVNVGLMGVPDIFVEHGSIKEQRQLTGLTVEELCGRIKSMRAASSYPYGKTTTSS; the protein is encoded by the coding sequence GTGCTGCTTCCACAACTGAATGATCCTAAGCAACTGAAATCGCTATCGATCGAACAATTGAACACTCTGGCGGAGGAAATCCGCGGGTTTTTGATTGAGAAGCTGTCTGCGACCGGCGGACATCTCGCCTCTAATCTGGGAGTAGTGGAACTCACGCTGGCCCTGCATTACTGCTACAACAGTCCACGGGACAAATTTATTTTTGATGTCGGACATCAGGCGTATGTCCACAAAATATTGACTGGCCGCAAGGACCGGTTCGATTCGCTGCGCAAGCAGAACGGTCTATGCGGCTTTGTCAAGCGTGCCGAAAGCGAACATGACGTATGGGAAGCTGGTCATAGCAGCACCTCCCTCTCTGCAGCGATGGGCATGGCGATGGCCCGCGATTTCAAGGGAGAGGACAACAAGGTTGTCGCGGTGATCGGCGACGGGGCTCTCACCGGCGGCATGGCGTTCGAGGCGCTGAATCATATCGGACATGAGCGCCGCAAGCTGATGGTTATTCTTAACGATAATGAAATGTCCATCGCACCCAATGTCGGAGCTATGCATAACTATTTAAGCCGGATTCGCTCTGACCGTCATTATTTGCGTGCCAAAGACGAAGTGGAAGGGCTACTAAGGAAGATTCCGGCGATCGGCGGCCGGCTGGCGAAGACTGCGGAACGGATGAAAGACCGCCTCAAATATATGATGGTCCCCGGCGTTCTGTTCGAGGAACTGGGCTTTACATATCTTGGACCTGTGGATGGACATGATCTTGCGACCATGATTGATACGTTCCATCAGGCCGACAATGTGGCGGGTCCCGTGCTGGTGCACGTGCTCACCACGAAGGGCAAAGGCTATAAGCCGGCGGAAGCCGATTCCTATAAATGGCACGGCATCACGCCGTATAAGATCGAATCCGGCCAGGTGCTGAAGGCTGTCGGGAACCCGATGTATACGGAAGTATTCGGCGAGACCCTGATTGAGCTTGGGCGCCAGGACGAGCGGCTGATCGCCGTAACTCCGGCGATGCCGGGAGGCTCCGGCCTGTTTCCGTTCTCGAAGGAATTTCCAGGCCGGATGATTGATGTGGGTATCGCGGAGCAGCATGCGGCGACGCTGTGCGCCGCGCTGGCGATGGAGGGAATGAAGCCGGTATTTGCGGTCTATTCCACCTTCATGCAGCGCGCTTACGACCAGATCGTACACGACATCTGCCGCCATAACGCCAATGTGATGTTCGCCATCGACAGGGCTGGATTTGTCGGAGCAGACGGGGAGACGCATCAGGGGGTATACGATATCGCTTTTATGCGGCATATCCCGAATATCGTGCTGATGATGCCCAAGGATGAGAACGAGCTGCGCCATATGATGAAGACGGCGCTGGAATATAACGAGGGTCCGATTGCATACCGTTATCCCCGTGTGAACGGTACCGGAGTAGCGCTTGATCAAGAGCTTCGCTGCCTGCCGATCGGCTCGTGGGAGCGGCTTCGTCCGGGTGATGACATTGCCGTTCTCGCGTGCGGCCCGATGGTGCAGTTGGCCGAAGAGGCGGCGGACCAGCTCAAACGTGAAGGAATCCAGGTTAGCATTGTCAATGCCCGGTTCCTGAAGCCTTTGGACGGCTCTATGCTGCAGGGTCTTGCCCGGGCCGGAACGAAGATGGTCGTGCTCGAAGAAGCGAGCCAGGCGGGGAGCCTGGGCAGCGCTGTACTCGAGTATTATTCTGAGCATGGGCTGAGTGTCAACGTGGGGCTGATGGGTGTGCCGGATATATTTGTCGAGCACGGCTCCATTAAGGAGCAGCGCCAGTTGACGGGACTTACTGTTGAAGAGCTGTGCGGACGGATCAAATCGATGAGGGCGGCAAGCTCTTACCCTTACGGCAAGACGACTACATCTTCTTAA
- a CDS encoding polyprenyl synthetase family protein, which translates to MTPYNNGLPENEPAEAQGPDSGNRESLNEYIAGVGDLVTGEFACIFPPHWEVPSKLAEAMSYSLLAGGKRLRPLLVIAACEAIGGNREAALPVAAAIEMVHTYSLIHDDLPAMDDDDYRRGRLTNHKVYGEAAAILAGDALLAHAFYSVVQASRRHGVPAENVLSIVEDLAEMAGPRGMVGGQAADMEGEQGLTDLESLRYIHLHKTGDLIVFSLLAGGRIGGASEEQLEALRRFGVSIGLAFQVQDDILDLVGDESKLGKKTGSDVRQQKVTYPYFIGLEASRREVKRLTEEAKSAVRAGGFADGARLLEIADYLMSRDH; encoded by the coding sequence ATGACTCCTTATAATAACGGTCTCCCCGAAAATGAACCGGCTGAAGCTCAGGGTCCGGATTCTGGAAACCGCGAATCTTTAAATGAATATATCGCCGGTGTGGGTGATCTTGTCACGGGTGAGTTCGCGTGTATTTTCCCACCGCATTGGGAGGTTCCTTCCAAGCTGGCGGAGGCGATGAGCTATTCGCTTCTCGCCGGAGGCAAGCGCCTCCGCCCTCTGCTCGTTATCGCAGCGTGCGAAGCAATCGGAGGAAACCGGGAAGCGGCGCTTCCAGTAGCCGCAGCGATTGAAATGGTGCATACGTATTCATTGATTCATGATGATCTGCCCGCAATGGACGATGACGATTACCGGCGGGGAAGGCTGACGAATCATAAAGTGTACGGCGAAGCGGCAGCCATATTAGCGGGAGACGCACTGCTGGCGCATGCTTTTTACAGCGTCGTACAGGCCTCCCGTCGGCATGGGGTGCCTGCTGAGAACGTTTTGTCCATTGTTGAGGACCTGGCGGAAATGGCCGGTCCGCGCGGTATGGTCGGCGGGCAGGCGGCTGACATGGAAGGCGAGCAGGGACTGACCGATCTCGAGAGCCTGCGCTACATTCATCTACATAAGACTGGCGATCTGATCGTCTTCTCGCTGCTCGCAGGAGGGCGGATAGGTGGAGCTTCGGAGGAGCAGCTTGAGGCCTTGCGCCGATTCGGCGTCAGCATCGGGCTTGCTTTTCAGGTTCAGGACGACATCCTTGACCTCGTGGGCGACGAAAGCAAGCTTGGCAAGAAGACGGGCAGCGACGTCAGGCAGCAGAAGGTAACCTACCCCTATTTCATCGGGCTGGAAGCCTCGCGCCGGGAAGTGAAGCGGTTGACGGAAGAAGCCAAGTCCGCCGTACGGGCAGGCGGATTTGCGGATGGGGCGCGGCTGCTCGAAATCGCTGATTACTTAATGTCCAGAGATCACTAA
- the xseB gene encoding exodeoxyribonuclease VII small subunit: MAKEEAELGFEEAMDQLELIVRELEQGDVPLEKAIDLFQQGMKLSQLCGAKLEQVERKIEMIVEEDGELRKKPFGSTLEGDGDDSL, encoded by the coding sequence ATGGCGAAGGAAGAAGCGGAACTGGGGTTTGAGGAGGCAATGGACCAGCTGGAGCTGATCGTGCGTGAACTGGAGCAGGGCGACGTTCCGCTGGAGAAAGCGATCGATCTGTTTCAGCAGGGGATGAAGCTCTCGCAGCTGTGCGGAGCCAAGCTTGAGCAGGTGGAGCGCAAAATCGAAATGATTGTGGAAGAAGACGGAGAACTGCGCAAGAAGCCGTTTGGCTCCACGCTGGAAGGGGACGGCGATGACTCCTTATAA
- the xseA gene encoding exodeoxyribonuclease VII large subunit yields MAERKVYSIKDLNRYIRMKLDSDQVLSDVWIRGEISNFTHHGSGHMYFTLKDESSRIKAIMFASHNQRLPFVPKEGSRVIARGNVTVYERDGQYQFYATHMQPDGIGSLYLAYEQLKKKLEQEGLFAAELKRPLPRYPHCIGVVTSPTGAAVRDILITLRRRFPQVAIVLYPVLVQGKGAAPSIVKAIRDLNAMGEADVLIVGRGGGSLEELWAFNEEAVARAIAASDIPVISAVGHETDFTIADFAADLRAATPTAAAELAVPHAAELAAQLRQQQRLLRQGLQRRAQRGRERLAALQRSPVLASPRRHLLQHAQRLDMLRMRLSRAAEARQARARERQAVLHHRLERYSPREGVTAARRRSDAARRELAAAMRARLADKRSRFAAELKALDALSPLKVMARGYSLVYDETERHLIKSLNEVQLGDLVVVKLADGQLDCQVWGMKEDAKDHGEGRSGTGV; encoded by the coding sequence ATGGCGGAGCGGAAGGTATATTCCATTAAAGATCTCAACCGTTATATCCGCATGAAGCTGGATTCGGACCAAGTGCTCTCCGATGTGTGGATTCGGGGGGAGATTTCCAATTTTACGCATCACGGCAGCGGCCATATGTATTTTACGCTAAAGGATGAGAGCAGCCGCATCAAGGCGATTATGTTCGCTTCCCATAACCAACGGCTGCCTTTTGTGCCGAAGGAAGGTTCGCGGGTCATCGCCAGGGGCAATGTGACGGTTTACGAAAGGGACGGGCAGTACCAGTTCTACGCCACGCACATGCAGCCCGACGGCATCGGCAGCCTGTACCTGGCCTATGAGCAGCTGAAGAAAAAGCTGGAGCAGGAAGGACTGTTCGCGGCGGAGCTGAAGCGTCCGCTCCCCCGTTATCCGCACTGCATCGGCGTCGTCACGTCGCCGACGGGCGCGGCGGTTCGGGATATTCTGATTACGCTGCGCAGACGGTTTCCGCAGGTGGCCATTGTGCTCTATCCCGTGCTTGTGCAGGGCAAGGGGGCTGCCCCTTCCATCGTGAAGGCCATCCGCGATCTGAACGCCATGGGCGAAGCCGATGTGCTCATCGTCGGCCGGGGCGGCGGCTCGCTGGAGGAGCTGTGGGCGTTCAACGAAGAAGCGGTGGCGAGGGCCATTGCGGCGTCGGATATTCCGGTTATCTCGGCCGTTGGCCATGAGACCGACTTTACGATCGCCGATTTCGCGGCCGACCTTCGCGCCGCGACGCCCACGGCCGCCGCGGAGCTGGCCGTGCCGCATGCCGCGGAGCTGGCTGCGCAGCTCCGCCAGCAGCAGCGCCTGCTGCGCCAGGGGCTGCAGCGCCGCGCGCAGCGCGGGCGCGAGCGGCTCGCAGCGCTGCAGCGCTCGCCGGTGCTGGCCAGCCCGCGCCGGCACCTGCTCCAGCATGCGCAGCGGCTGGACATGCTGCGCATGCGGCTGAGCCGCGCCGCCGAGGCGCGGCAGGCGCGGGCGCGTGAGCGGCAGGCGGTGCTGCATCACCGCCTGGAGCGGTACAGCCCGCGCGAAGGTGTAACCGCCGCGCGGCGCCGGAGCGACGCGGCAAGGCGCGAGCTGGCCGCCGCCATGAGAGCGCGTCTTGCGGACAAGCGCTCCCGCTTTGCGGCGGAGCTTAAGGCGCTGGACGCGCTCAGCCCGCTGAAGGTCATGGCGCGTGGGTACAGTCTTGTCTATGACGAGACGGAAAGGCATTTGATCAAATCGCTGAACGAGGTCCAGCTCGGCGACCTGGTGGTCGTCAAGCTGGCCGATGGCCAGCTGGATTGCCAGGTATGGGGAATGAAGGAGGATGCGAAGGATCATGGCGAAGGAAGAAGCGGAACTGGGGTTTGA
- the folD gene encoding bifunctional methylenetetrahydrofolate dehydrogenase/methenyltetrahydrofolate cyclohydrolase FolD, which yields MTAAIISGKLVSEEIRVDIAREVEALAERGVKPGLAVVLVGEDPGSQVYVNSKEKTCISLGFDSVVHRLPASTSQEDLLSLVEELNHADEIDGILVQLPLPKHINEKAVIDAISVEKDVDGFHPVNVGNLVIGDDSLLPCTPAGVIELIKRTGIDLSGKHAVVIGRSNIVGKPVSLLLQRENATVTMCHSRTSNMAELCRMADVLVVAIGRANFIDASYVKPGAVVIDVGMNRLDNGKLAGDVDYDSAKEVAGYITPVPGGVGPMTITMLMVNTLTAAKRRRGLE from the coding sequence ATGACAGCAGCAATCATCAGCGGTAAACTGGTTTCCGAAGAGATTCGTGTGGATATTGCCCGAGAGGTCGAGGCGCTTGCGGAGCGCGGAGTCAAGCCTGGTCTGGCTGTGGTGCTTGTAGGAGAGGACCCAGGTTCGCAGGTATATGTGAACAGCAAGGAAAAAACCTGTATCAGCCTTGGCTTCGATTCGGTAGTACACCGGCTGCCCGCTTCGACTTCCCAGGAAGATTTGCTCTCGTTGGTTGAAGAACTGAACCATGCGGACGAGATCGACGGTATTCTGGTGCAGCTTCCGCTGCCGAAGCATATCAATGAAAAAGCTGTTATCGACGCCATTTCCGTAGAGAAGGATGTCGACGGCTTCCATCCGGTTAATGTGGGCAATCTGGTCATCGGCGATGACAGCCTGCTGCCCTGCACGCCTGCCGGCGTAATCGAACTGATCAAGCGCACCGGCATCGATCTTTCTGGCAAGCATGCCGTCGTTATCGGCCGCAGCAATATTGTCGGTAAGCCGGTATCTCTGCTGCTGCAGCGGGAGAACGCGACGGTCACCATGTGCCATTCCCGCACAAGCAATATGGCCGAGCTGTGCCGGATGGCCGATGTGCTGGTCGTGGCGATCGGCCGCGCTAACTTTATCGATGCTTCCTATGTGAAGCCGGGAGCGGTTGTCATCGACGTGGGTATGAACCGGCTTGATAACGGCAAACTGGCCGGAGACGTTGACTACGACAGCGCCAAGGAAGTAGCCGGCTACATCACACCGGTACCCGGTGGCGTTGGGCCGATGACCATTACGATGCTGATGGTTAACACGCTGACTGCGGCGAAACGCCGCCGCGGACTGGAATAG